The Nitrospira sp. genome contains the following window.
CGCCTCGAATGACGAGTCCACCAGCACCGCAATCGGTCCGCACCCGATGTCGTGTGTCACGGGCAGTGGCTCACTCATGCGTGGGTTTCCCGCCGGACGCCTGGGGCGCGTATCGACGCACCGTCTCCAGCAGCGTCGCCTTTGTGATGGGTTTTGTCAGATGGGCGGTCACGCCGGCTGCATACGCCTGTGCGAGGTCTCCTTCAAAGGCACTGGCGGTCAGCGCGATGATCGGGGTGGCTCGATGCCCTTCCTTTGCCTCCCATGCACGAATGGCTCGTGTGGCATCATACCCGTCCATGACCGGCATCTGAATATCCATCAACACCAGGTCGTAACGACTGGACTGAAATGTGCGCACTCCCTCGACGCCGTTTTCCGCCACGGCAAGCCGATAGGGCATGGCTTTCAAGAACAAGCTGATCAGCAGGCGATTGTCTTCCATGTCGTCGACGAGCAGCAGGCTGAAAGGGGGAGAGTCGGCCAGTTCTGACTGGCTCGGCGCCGACCGCTGATCCTTCGCCTCTCCGCACGAGGTCGCACAAATTTCGTCGCGTCCCATGGCCTCGACTCGCTGAAATTCCTGGTTTCTCTCCCGTCTTCTTCTTATCGGTTGTCACTGACCGACCTTGAGGGGATCTGGCGGGGAAAATGTTGCCACGCTGTTATTGGTATGCCTCGGCGCGTCGCATGGCTGATATGAGCAAAATTGTGGATGAGGCTTGAGGCTGCGGCTCCTGCGTGATATGTAAAATGATTGTCTCAGCTGGGTGGGGCAACACAGACTCAGGATGAACACGATGAAACACTCCTTCTGGTCTTTACTTTCAGTCGCGGCAAGTTTGGTGATGGTACAGGCCTGCAGTCATGCTCCGCAGCCGCAGGAAGCGGTCTGGGTCGAACCGGCGGCGGGAGCCATTTCCCTTCACCGCGGGGAGCATGCTGTGTTGGCCGGCGAGTGGGAGTATGAAGAAGGCGGCATGGTCGTGCCATTGAACCTGGATCGATTCGGCAACGGCTCGTACGATTTCAAGGATGGACGGTTTCGCACCGACCTGCTGGCCGACCACCGGTGGGCGGGGGCCTGGGTTCAGCAGGAAAATGATCGCGAAGGGGGCTTTGAGATTACCCTGTCGCCGGACTTTTCAGAAGGTGACGGCCGATGGTGGTACACCCGGATCGAACAGGACCGTGCGCCGACCCAAGCCGGCGGGCGTTTTCATGTCGTGAAGGTGCAGTCGATGGCGGAGCATCTGCCGTTGCCCTCCCCAGAGCCTCCCCGTTAACCCTGACGCGTCCCTTCCGCCGGATCCACTCGCTCATACAACGCCGAGTAATCCACCTCTCCCAATCCTTGCGCGATCGTGTCGGTGAGCAGCGATCGCACTCCCTGAAGTCCTTCGGTTGAAAGGTGCGCCTGTTCGGCTGCCGCCAGACACAAATCGACATCCTTGAGCAGATGCCGCGTTGAAAAATTCGGATGCTCGTAGTGTCGCGTCGACAGTCGCGGCAATTTCTTGTCGAACATCGGGGTGTACAACGCGCTTTTTCGCAGGATGTCCATGAACGTGTCCCGGTCGACGTCGCCGTCGCGAATCAGTCCGAGACTGAGGGCAAAGGCGGCCATTTCTGTGGCGATCAACTGATTCAGCGCGAGTTTCATCACCGCAGCCTTACCCACTGGCCCGATGAGACGCACATCCGATCCCACGGTGTGGAGGAGCGGTGTCCATTGGGCATAGTCCTCAGGCGTCCCGCCGACCATGATCAACAGCGTGCCTGTCTTGGCCTCCGTGATGCTGCCGAGCACCGGCGCTTCCAGGTAGCGACCGCCCAGTCGAGCGACCTCCGATTCAAGTGCACGGCTGTCTGACGGCCCGATGGTGCCCATCTGGATCACCATACGTCCGTTGAGTGCGGCACTCGTGGGGCGGTCGAACAGGACGGTACGGATGGCGGCGGCATCAGCCAGGAATAGCAGTACGACGTGGGCCTCGGACATAGCCGCAGCCGCAGTGGGCGCCACCGTCACTCCAAGCTCCCGCAGCGCATAGGTTTTCTCCGCAGAGCGGTTATAGACCGAGAGGGAGTGACCTTCGGCATGCAGCCGTTCTGCGACTGCGGCTCCCAACAATCCTGTCCCCAGCAAGGCAACGTTCATGGCACTACCTCCGACGATCGTGACGCGAGCCGGCATGGTACAGAGAGTGAGCCGAGATGAAAAGGGGGTTACGGCAGGGAAGTACGTGCCCCCGCCTGTGCGGTGCTGTGTCGGATGAGATGTGCGCGTGCCTCGGTCGACAGACTCGGGCCGATCGCCAGCGTGCCGGACAGTCTCGGATCGGAGCGGTTAAATGCCAGTGGTTGGCCGGCGGCGGTGGTGGCTTGCCCTCCGCTTTCCTCGATGAGCAGCACGCCGGCGGCGATGTCCCATTCGTTGCCGCCGTCGAGGGTCATGGCCGCATCGGCCTGTCCGGCCGCAACGAGCGCGAGGGCATAGGCAATGGAGCCGATCGGGCGGCATCGAATGTGGGGCTCAAGGCCTTCAAATCGACCGACTCGCAATTCCCACGGATTCACGAGCGCGAGCGGCCGCTCAGCCGGAGTATAGGGAGGATGCGTGGGTTCAAGGAGACGCTCAGCTTTCAATCCCCGCCCACGTACGGCCGAATAGCAGTCACCGGTTGAGGGATTGAAGATGGCGGCGACGACCGGCGTGCCCTGTTCGACCAAGGCGACCGACAGGCAAAATTCCGGCAGTCCTCGCACGAAGGCGCGCGTCCCGTCGATCGGATCGACAATCCAGACGCGTGATTTGCCCAGACGCTCCCCGTCGTCCGTGCTTTCCTCGGACAGCCAGCCGTCATCAGGAAACGCAGCCGACAATCGATCGTGCAGGATGCGATTGACTGCAAGGTCGGCGGACGTGACCGGGGACTGATCGGCCTTCGTGTAGGTGTCAAATCCGGTCGTCGAGAGGCGAAGGGCTTCGAGCCCCGCCTGATACAGGGCGTCAGTCAATAGGGCGAGCTCACGATCCATTGGTGCGGCAACTCCATTTGCTGAGGTGAATGGCACGGTGTCGCGCCTTTCTTCACCGTACCAGGTCCTGGCCCGGGAACAAAGCCCTGATCGTGTTCATCGCGCAGGTGGCTCTTGACCCTCCCGCCGCTTCCGCGTACAAGCTGGGTTGGCCATGAAGATGAAGCACAAACATTCTCGGAAAGCGGGGCTGCCGCCCGGCACCCTGGTCCACATCGGTGAGAAAAGGTCCGAGACCGTCACCATTACCGTCTATGAATACGGTGAAGGGCAATTTCAGGAACGCTCGGTGGCGAAGCCGGATGAGATCACCTTGACGGGTGAGCCGACCGTTCGCTGGGTGGATGTCGGGGGCATTCACAAGATGGAGGTGCTGGAGGCCTTCGGAAAAATGTTCGGACTCCATCCGCTGTTGCTGGAAGACATCGCGAATACGGACCAACGCCCGAAGCTTGACGACTACGGCACGTATGGCTACGTGGTCTTGAAAATGCTGTACGAGGGGAAGAACGAAGGCGACATCAATGTCGAGCAGGTCAGTCTGGTGTTCGGAGAAAACTATGTGCTGTCATTTCAGGAAAACGGTGGCGATGTATTCCAGGGCGTCAAAGAACGGCTGCGGAACGGGAAGGGGCGGTTACGCCATGCGGGTGCGGACTACCTGCTCTATGCGCTGATGGATTCGATCGTGGATCGGTACTTCGTCATTCTGGAAACCCTGGGAGAAAAAATCGAGGTCTTGCAGGACGTGTGTGTGACCAACCCCGGGCCGGAAACCCTGAAGGATATCCATGCGCTCAAACGGCAACTCCTGTACTTCCGCCGATCGGTCTGGCCGCTGCGTGATCTCATGAACAACCTGTCGAGGTCGGATGGCCAGTTTTTCCAAGGCTCGACGAAGGTGTTTTTCCGCGACGTCTACGATCACATTATTCAGATCGGCGACACGGTCGAGACCCTGCGGGAAATGGTCTCGTCGATGATGGAAGTGTATCTGTCCAGCGTCAGTTACCGGTTGAACGGGGTCATGAAAGTGCTGACGATCATCACGACGATTTTCATGCCGCTCAGCTTTATTGCGAGTATCTACGGAATGAATTTCGAGCACATGCCGGAATTGAAATCGCCCTGGGGGTATCCGATGGTGCTGAGCGTCATGGCTGTGACCGGACTGGCGATGTTGTACTTCTTCAAGCAAAAGAAGTGGCTCTGACATGAGGGGTCAATCCAGAACCTCGACGCGATCAACGAAGTACGGCGTTTCGCCGAAGCAGGTGGTGGGGATATAGCGAAACTCTTTGTAGTGCAAGACGACCCGCTTCCCCATCTGTCCATCGAGCTTCTTGGCCACGTTCTCGTCCCAGACCGTAAAGCTCCACAACACTGGGGCGACACCTGGCACGGTCGTCATCGCCAGCTCGCCTTCCTGCGTTTTGCAAAACCATCCTTTTCGGGACAGCTTCTGCAGGTACCCGGCGCGATCGCCGTCCGAATAGCTCCAGTTAAAGACGACCAGCAGATAGGCTGCGCCGCCGAAAAATATTAACGTGAGGAGAAGGCCGGGTCTCCAGAGCCACGTCATAGCACTCCTTTTCTGACGGTTACCTTACGTCTTGAAATAGCCAGGGGGCTTGGGTGCGGCGGCGTTGCTCGTACTCGCCGATCTGTGCCGCATGCTGCAGTGTCAGGCCGATCGCGTCCAATCCGCGATACAGGCAATCCTTTCGGAACGGATCGATGTCGAAGTGGTAGGCCGTGCCCTCAGGTGTGTTGACCTGCTGGGCCGCCAAGTCGACGGTCAGCTTGTAGCCATCATGCTTGGTTACGCCGTCGAACAGCGCTTGGATGTCCGATCCCTTCAGCACCACCGGAAGAATGCCGTTCTGGAAGCAGTTGTTGTAGAAAATGTCCGCGAAGCTGGGTGCCAGGACGCAGCGAAATCCCTGGTCGAGCAGCGCCCAGGGGGCATGTTCGCGAGACGATCCGCAGCCGAAGTTGTCCCTTGTCAGGAGGATCGAGGCCTGTTGGTAGCGCGGTTGGTTCAGGAAAAAGTCAGGGTCCTGGGATCCATCCTTTCGTCGCCGCCAATCATAGAACAACCCTTCACGCAGACCCGTGCGCTTGATGGTCTTCAAAAACTGCTTCGGAATGATTTGGTCGGTATCGACATTGAGCCGGTCCAACGGAGCGACCAAGCCGGTGAGTGTGGTGAATGCGTCCATGGTATGTCCTTTTGTGCGTCGTGTCTGCCGGCCGCCGTCATCAACGGACCCGGCGTCAGGATCGAACGGCCTTCCCGCTTATGACCATTGGCGGATATCGACGAAATGGCCCTCGATCGCCGCTGCCACCGCCATGGCCGGCGACACCAGATGGGTGCGTCCCCCGGCGCCTTGACGGCCTTCGAAGTTCCGATTGCTGGTCGAGGCGCAGCGTTCGCCTGGCTGTAACACGTCGGCATTCATCGCCAGGCACATGCTGCAGCCGGCCTCGCGCCATTCGAAGCCCGATTCCTTGAAGATGCGGTCCAAGCCCTCTTGTTCCGCCTGCTGTTTCACCAGACCGGAGCCGGGGACGACCATGGCGTGCACGCTGCCGGCGACCTTTTTGCCCTTGGCGAAGGAGGCGGCCAGCCGTAGGTCTTCGATCCGTGAATTGGTGCAGGACCCGATGAACACCTTGTCGATCTTAATGTCGCGGATCGGCATGCCGGGCTTGAGCGCCATATACTCGATGGCGCGCTCGGTGGCCTGGCGGAGTTTGTCATCGCGCATGGTGCTGGGGTCCGGCACCGTGCCATCCACGCCGGTCACCATGCCGGGGCTGGTTCCCCACGTCACCTGCGGCGCAATCGTCTCGGCACGTAATTCCACGACGGCATCGTACTTCGCGCCGGCATCGGTGTGGAGATTCCGCCAGGCTGCCACGGCCTGGTCCCAGAGGGCTCCCTTCGGCGCCATCGGGCGGCCTTTGATGTAGTTGAAGGTGGTCTCGTCCGGAGCGACCATGCCGGCGCGGGCTCCACCTTCGATCGACATGTTGCAGAGCGTCATGCGGCCTTCCATGCTGAGCGCGCGAATGGCGGAACCCGTATATTCGATCACATAGCCCGTTCCGCCTGCCGTCCCGATCTTGCCGATGATGGCCAGGATGATGTCCTTTGCGGAGCAGCGCGGCGACAGTTGCCCATCGACACGGACTTCCATCGTTTTGGGGCGCTTCTGCACGAGACATTGCGTGGCCAGCACGTGTTCGACTTCGCTGGTGCCGATGCCGAACGCGAGCGCGCCGAACGCGCCGTGAGTCGACGTATGAGAATCTCCGCAGACGATCGTCATGCCCGGCAGGGTGAATCCTTGCTCTGGGCCGATGACGTGGACCACGCCTTGGCGGATGTCGTTCATGCCGAAGAGGGTAATGCCAAACGTCTTGCAGTTATCATCCAACGTTTGGATTTGTTTCGCGCTAATGGGATCGGCAATGGCGATGCGGCGGTCAGTCGTCGGGACATTGTGATCGGGGACCGCCAGTGCGGCAGCCGATCGGCGCGGAGTGCGCCCGGCCACTGTCAGCCCTTCGAAGGCCTGCGGCGAGGTGACTTCGTGCACCAAATGGCGATCGATATAGAGCAACGTGGTTCCATCCGGTTCCGCCCGAACCACGTGGTCGTTCCAAATTTTTTCGAACAGTGTCTGTGCAGCCATGGCCATACTCCTTATAAACCCGCGCCCCTGCGAGAGATTGAGGCGCGGTACTCATCGCGGAGCTATTATATATGCGACCAGGCCTGTCGCATCAAGGGCAAAGGGGCTTGGGAAAAAAATGCCTCTTCAGATTTCAAAACCGCGCACCGATAAGGTGTCCATGGAACAGGAACCCATCAACGCGGACCACATCAGCATCCCTCGCTGGACGATCAAACGCGATCCCCGGGCACTGGGGTGCTCCATCTGCGGGTCGGCGATCGTGAAGATTACCGCGGAATGGCGGCAGGTCTCCTTCTGCACCTGCAGACTGATCGAATACCGCGTGTTACCGCGAGCGCCCAAGGCCTTGCCTGCCCCCTCTCCCGCAGCAGATTCACGCAAAGACCCCTAATCTCGTCTGAGATGGAGATTCATATGGCGCGATGGCAGTGGGCGCTTCTGACGGCGTGCTGCTCGATCATGCTCGTATCGGGATTGGCCGCGGCGAGTGATCGCCCGCATGCGAAGTCGTTGACGCGACCGGGATTGCCCGCACCAGCCTCGTCGCTGCGATCCTGTTCGGGTGACGATCTGCTCGGTACCTGGAGTCTGGTGGCGTTCGAGTCTTCCTATCGCTTCAAACATCCGGATGCCCCGTATCTGTTTCCCTATCAGGTCTTCCACTACTCATCTGAGCATGGAGCCAAATCAGCCCACTCGCGTACACCGATGCTCGACAGCCCAGACCGGTTGTTTGAAGGTGTCCCGCTCAATCTGACATATCAGGTCGAGCCGGGAGGCCGCGTGGTGCTCAAAACGAAGGGGCAGGACGCGGCAGTGGAAGTGTGGTCTTGCTCCGTCGTCGGGCAAGACTCACAAGCGAAGAATGACGGAATTGCTCTTCGTCTCGGCGATGTGGTCATGACCCTCCTCGGCAG
Protein-coding sequences here:
- a CDS encoding response regulator, whose protein sequence is MGRDEICATSCGEAKDQRSAPSQSELADSPPFSLLLVDDMEDNRLLISLFLKAMPYRLAVAENGVEGVRTFQSSRYDLVLMDIQMPVMDGYDATRAIRAWEAKEGHRATPIIALTASAFEGDLAQAYAAGVTAHLTKPITKATLLETVRRYAPQASGGKPTHE
- the corA gene encoding magnesium/cobalt transporter CorA; this translates as MAMKMKHKHSRKAGLPPGTLVHIGEKRSETVTITVYEYGEGQFQERSVAKPDEITLTGEPTVRWVDVGGIHKMEVLEAFGKMFGLHPLLLEDIANTDQRPKLDDYGTYGYVVLKMLYEGKNEGDINVEQVSLVFGENYVLSFQENGGDVFQGVKERLRNGKGRLRHAGADYLLYALMDSIVDRYFVILETLGEKIEVLQDVCVTNPGPETLKDIHALKRQLLYFRRSVWPLRDLMNNLSRSDGQFFQGSTKVFFRDVYDHIIQIGDTVETLREMVSSMMEVYLSSVSYRLNGVMKVLTIITTIFMPLSFIASIYGMNFEHMPELKSPWGYPMVLSVMAVTGLAMLYFFKQKKWL
- a CDS encoding 3'(2'),5'-bisphosphate nucleotidase CysQ; the encoded protein is MDRELALLTDALYQAGLEALRLSTTGFDTYTKADQSPVTSADLAVNRILHDRLSAAFPDDGWLSEESTDDGERLGKSRVWIVDPIDGTRAFVRGLPEFCLSVALVEQGTPVVAAIFNPSTGDCYSAVRGRGLKAERLLEPTHPPYTPAERPLALVNPWELRVGRFEGLEPHIRCRPIGSIAYALALVAAGQADAAMTLDGGNEWDIAAGVLLIEESGGQATTAAGQPLAFNRSDPRLSGTLAIGPSLSTEARAHLIRHSTAQAGARTSLP
- the leuD gene encoding 3-isopropylmalate dehydratase small subunit, with product MDAFTTLTGLVAPLDRLNVDTDQIIPKQFLKTIKRTGLREGLFYDWRRRKDGSQDPDFFLNQPRYQQASILLTRDNFGCGSSREHAPWALLDQGFRCVLAPSFADIFYNNCFQNGILPVVLKGSDIQALFDGVTKHDGYKLTVDLAAQQVNTPEGTAYHFDIDPFRKDCLYRGLDAIGLTLQHAAQIGEYEQRRRTQAPWLFQDVR
- a CDS encoding NAD(P)-dependent oxidoreductase; its protein translation is MNVALLGTGLLGAAVAERLHAEGHSLSVYNRSAEKTYALRELGVTVAPTAAAAMSEAHVVLLFLADAAAIRTVLFDRPTSAALNGRMVIQMGTIGPSDSRALESEVARLGGRYLEAPVLGSITEAKTGTLLIMVGGTPEDYAQWTPLLHTVGSDVRLIGPVGKAAVMKLALNQLIATEMAAFALSLGLIRDGDVDRDTFMDILRKSALYTPMFDKKLPRLSTRHYEHPNFSTRHLLKDVDLCLAAAEQAHLSTEGLQGVRSLLTDTIAQGLGEVDYSALYERVDPAEGTRQG
- the leuC gene encoding 3-isopropylmalate dehydratase large subunit, with the translated sequence MAAQTLFEKIWNDHVVRAEPDGTTLLYIDRHLVHEVTSPQAFEGLTVAGRTPRRSAAALAVPDHNVPTTDRRIAIADPISAKQIQTLDDNCKTFGITLFGMNDIRQGVVHVIGPEQGFTLPGMTIVCGDSHTSTHGAFGALAFGIGTSEVEHVLATQCLVQKRPKTMEVRVDGQLSPRCSAKDIILAIIGKIGTAGGTGYVIEYTGSAIRALSMEGRMTLCNMSIEGGARAGMVAPDETTFNYIKGRPMAPKGALWDQAVAAWRNLHTDAGAKYDAVVELRAETIAPQVTWGTSPGMVTGVDGTVPDPSTMRDDKLRQATERAIEYMALKPGMPIRDIKIDKVFIGSCTNSRIEDLRLAASFAKGKKVAGSVHAMVVPGSGLVKQQAEQEGLDRIFKESGFEWREAGCSMCLAMNADVLQPGERCASTSNRNFEGRQGAGGRTHLVSPAMAVAAAIEGHFVDIRQWS